Below is a window of Dromiciops gliroides isolate mDroGli1 chromosome 5, mDroGli1.pri, whole genome shotgun sequence DNA.
cccaccccaccaaaaacaaaaaagatagccACTTGACGCCATAGGGTCTGACCTTGCCCCATGCCAGATGGATAAGAACAGAGAGAAATGGACTTGGCAAAGTATGATCTATGAGGCAGGAGGGCATCTGGGTGTCTGCAGACCAAGACCAGTTGTATTGTCTGGTCTATCTGGATGCCTATTTATTTTCTATGTCAGGCTTATGACCAACAAGCCACATTCTCCTTTAGGCAACTGTTTTGGGAAACACTATTATCTTTTTTGAAATGGCATGTCATGTCCTTGTGCCCAGCTGTCACAGATCAACTCCTTAAAACTACAAAGTTAGGCTTTCTTCTTAGAGAgcgaggaaaaaagagaaaactaatcatttctcctcctcccccttcctccattaTGCACTTAGCTGCCACTGGCTACAAGTCCAAGTCCAGAGAAAGGCTCCCAAAATTCATTCCAATTGCTCTTAGTGCCTGACAGTGAAAAGGATTCAAGGAGACAATCAGTGACCTTGGACTCCCACAGATAGAATTACCTCAAAGAGCAGTGAGACAttttgtaatgatcaaatgagagaataagcTAATAATagataagtgctttgcaaatattaaagcgcTATATAATGTTAGCGATTGTTTTCCCATTAATCTGGGGGGTtgtctgtgtatttttccaggggAGTAATGGAAGACAAGAAGTCTGTTTCTACCCCCACCATCAGTGACATCACAGTTCCCACTCCTGAAAGCTCTATCTTAGACAGAAAAGCTAGTCAGGCTAAGGCGCTCACCTAGGTCACTGGGGTTCAAGGCAATTTGCAGATATTATTAAGCATCACTTATAAGAGTCCTGACCACCACTGAGAGGTTGTTTAAGATCTAACCTAATTCTGAGAGTGCAGATGTAGACTAAAATGGGACACAAATTGAAGCCTCAGCTAGGCAAATCCCTGGATGCCTCCCTATGTTCTCTTTGATATTGGCTCCTAATCCTCTACAGTCCCTCTCTTATTCCCtcatattaattttcttctttaggcAATGTGAAGAGTAATCCTGGTCTTCCCCCACTACATTCTCCTTTCTCAGGTGATTTGATCTGAATGAGGGAGAATAACCCTGAACATGTCTATCCTTAGATTACTGGCAGGGTTACAGAGCCACTAAGAAATGCTGACAGTGCACAGGACTGGGAGGTCTCAGCTGGGAGTTGGAAATGAGGGAGGAAAGTAGAGCATGCTGGTGGAATCTGGAGCAGATATAGGATCTTATAACTGCAGTGTGTGCTGCAAGATCATGGCATGACTTTTTTGCCAAGCTGCCTCTCCATGTATGCCAAGCTTTGGGTGAGGTGGGCAATGGACAAGATCCTCTTGGGAGAGAGGAGTCTGTTCTAACCATGGGAAGAGCATGTGGGGACTTGGGAGTGGGCTCACCCTAGGGTTTGTACCCTTTCATTGGTAGGGACCTGACTCATTAAGTAAGAGAACAGGAGTGGAGAGAGTGGTAAGTTGTATAAGCAAAATCAGGCTTATCTAAGGAAACAAGTCCTGTCTGACCCTTTGTAGTCACATAGCTGAATCTATGCTATAATAGTTAAGAAAAACCAAGTAATTTTTTGGAGAAGGAAGCAggccagtgttttgttttgttttgttttaaagcatATCTGAAATGATTCAGGGGTATAGCCAGGGTGAGTTACATGTACAGACTTGGGCTGAGCCTCTGAACAAAGTGAATCTCATCTCTAGGGTCTAGGGCAAGAAGTTGACTGAGGAAGTTAAAGTTCAGTCTTCTGGTGAGGGAGACAGGAAGAGGGAAGACTATCAGGAAGAGGAGTATCAGCTCCTGCTGAGTTTTGCTCCTTTTCCTGAGGCAGGCCTAGTTGTCtgggtttgtttgctttttaatttaatttgctcCTCTGGGGAGGCCCCAGTGCTGTGCTTGACGGGGGGAAGACAGACAacattctcttcctcatttttcttcagaGTTTAACTGCTCGGGCAGTGGGGTTTTCCAGACCACACTCAGCCCAAGCACAATTCTCTCCTTAGGTGTTGGGGGTGGAAGCAATGAGGGGAAGCCAGGGACTGACATTATATACAAGTCTGGGAGGTTGGTTGGTTCCTAGAATGACTGAGGACCTCTGTTCCACTGAAGGTAGGGGTAGCTAGGGCCCAGAAATCACAGTTTTCTCCTCCCGTTAGAACCATGGAATAAAGGAGTCTGCGTTAGTGCAATTTGTTTCCAAAGGAACAAGGGTAGGGATGGGAAATATAAAGAAGTGGTAGCAGACTTGTGACAAAGGGGCTCTGCATTCAAGGACCCATCTCCTGAGCAGCACCCCAAGCTTCATTTACTTCTGCCCCATGGATCCTTGAAAAGGGACAGAGCACCTGACAGGGTCAGGAGGATGAATGAGGTTGTGCCACCTCTGTACACAGAGGATGTCAGAAAACAAGAGTGTAACGGTAAGTGTCCCTTCAGACTTGCTAACCCCTCAGAGGGGCAGGCATTTGGGTTCCCAACGAGAATTCCCCACTTAAAACCActtctgcaaagtgcttttctccaGAGATCTTGGCTCCTCCACCAAGAACCTGGGGCCCCCAGAActgcccctcttccctctccctgccaCGGGGCACAGATGGAGGGAGGAGCTGGGCAGCAGACATGCATGCAGCCCACAGCCGGGTACCAAGACCCAGGATTAATGCAACTACACCAAATGAAGGGCTGGCTGCAGTCAGGGAGTGGCAGTTGCAGGCTGGGTGCCCAGGAAAGAATACAAAGTGCTAAAATGCAGGCCCTCGGGGAGGGGAGTGGTCCTCTCCACCGAGCCCCTAGGGGATCTGAAAGACATTCAGCTTGCTGGTGTTCTTAAGAGTCTGGCGGCGATTGCAGAACCATACCCTCACCACTTCTCTGTCATAGTTGAGCTCCTTAGCGATTTCGGTAATTTCCTGACCGGTGGGTAGAGGGTTCTTTTCGAAGTAAGCATTAAGGGCCTCAATGGCCTGCGGGGTGAAGGACGTGCGTCGTTTCCGTTTCTTGGAGGGCTCTCCACCTACAAACTCCATCAGGTTCTGTTGGCCCTCCTGGTTTCGAAGCTCTGCCTCGTTCAGCCACTTCTCCAGCACAGGTTTCAGCTTTTGGGCACTCTTAGGGGTGATGTCTAACTTCTCAAACCTGTAGGTGCCCCAGCCCCAGGGAAGCAGAAATGGAAGGCTGAGGTAATCATaaacccaccccacccctccttccTGATTTTAACCCTTCACTCCCAAAGGCATAGCACCCTGTatttagatttagagctcaaaagaACCCTAGGGACCATCAACTCCAAACTCCTCGTTGTACAGGTAACTAAATGAAGACCCTTAGAGGTTAAAATGACCtccctaaggttacacagctaataaatgacagagtcaggacttgaacccaggtcctcagacttccactccagtatttttttccatttcgcCATGTTGACTCCCTTCAACTCAGGTGTTCCCTTTACCTGGGATTGGAAGGGCTTCACCACTTGATGTCTTCCCCCTCATTCTTGCCTAACTAAATCTGAACTAGAAGCATCAGACTCTACTAGATTCTAAGATCCCATGAAGGATTACCATTCCCCTCTCTCAGCGGACACACAAggcatgactaaaatgattgagAATGACTTTTCAACCAATGTATCAGAACTTAGACAAATATCAATAGTCTCCTTCAAAAATagtcactttgggggcagctaggtggcacagtggatagaacactggcccggattcaggaggacctgagttcaaatccggcctcagacacttaacacttactacctgtgtgaccctgggcaagtcacttgaccccaattgcctcaccccccccccaaaaaaaaagaacaaaaatagtcACTTTGGCAGACTAGAAATAGATTCACTCACAACATTTTTAGAACTCCTTTCTTAGAACTCTTTGGAGTCCATTTATAGAGGACAGAAGAAAAACCAATCCCATCACTTTATCATCACACTTTCTATAATGGGGGATGCTCTAATCCCCTGCCTcagctccccctcctcctccccagggaAAGTCAGCTACTTGAACACAGTGACTTGCTtccatttttgtattcccagcaccttgaataataaataattgttgagttgaattgaggAGAAGCTGAAAGCAGAGGTTGGTTAAGAGTATTTGTGTAGGGCCTTAATCAAGGGATGAGCCTAGACCAGGGCTCTCAGCTTTATGGCTAAAGTACCTCTGTACCTACAGTGTCTTCTTTCTCAGTGAGCTCTGGATCAAGGAGCCTGACACTTAATCCCTAGAGCATTTGGGCTTGAGGGAATGATTTGAGAGGATTCCTAGCAGGACGGAGTTCTCTAGAGATGCAAGTCCTATCCTGAGGACACCTTTCCTTATCTTGGAAAAGCCAGGTGTGAGGAGTATAGGGAAAAAGACAGGATACATGGGCACCTGATGAATTCTGGTACAGACAGGGACTCCCATCAGCTCCCCCTACCCTGCTGAAGACTCCATAACTCACCGGCATATTGCTGACTGACTGTAGGCAGGTCCTTCTGTGGCAGTCAAAGCCTGGCCCACCTGAGTCTGGGTGAGGCCCAGGGAGAGCCGCCGGATCTTAAAGTTCTTAGCAAACTCCCGGATCTCTTCTAAGTTTATCCCATCTTCATCCAGACTTGGGGCTTGGGGCTCTAGACCAAGGAAGGAACCACAGGTGGGGTGTGTAAAATGAGAACTATTGCAGACAGCAGCATCAAGAGACCATGGTATTTGGCAAAAGGCTCATGCATCCTTCAGACACCAGTGACCCCAACTCTGGCCTCAGGCTGGGAGGAGGGAGACAGGTATTCATAGTCAGCCAAGCTAACCATCATGGAACCAGGGAGGCAGTTCCATGTGCTTATGCCTCTGACCAtggcccctcccccattccctttaAGGCCAGCTCTACATTTCTCCTTCTCTAAGCAGTTCACCCAGGATATCTCATTCCTCAAATACTGGGTGAGAGGTTCAACAGAAGGGCAAGGCCTAGAATCTAGACTAACAGAAACCAGAGATAGGGAAGCCAATCCCAGGAATCTGCTCTCTACCCTACCCACTCTCTTCCATCATCTAATCAATGAGTATTATCTATAGAAACAGCTAAGGGGGCCCTTGAGGAGACCAGCCATGAGAGGACAAATGAGTTCCTGATGGAAGTCCCTTACTCTCCAATTCCTTCCCCAGCCCCACTTACAGCCAAGTATACTTACTAGATACCAGCTGACTGACAGTAGGAGTCTCTGAACAGGTAATAGGGATAGGAGCAGAAGCAGAAGGCTTGGCCGCTGGGGCTGGGCTGGTGATGACCACAGCTGGCTGGGACACAGCTGGTGTGGGCTGGATGGGTTGCACCTAAGGAGATAGCAAACCCACCTTCTGCCGCCAAAATACCTGGCCTGCGGGGGCGGGGTTGGTTCCCTCATCTTAGTGAATAGTGGACACAAGTTGGAGGGCAAGAGCAGTATGAAATTCCCAATTCCTGAGACTCCTCTCTCCATACTCACATTGAAACAATGCTATATTATCATACTTTCACATAGCACCCACATGGAATAAGAGGCTACCAGAGGGGCACATCAAACATGCTTCTTTTTTAATAAGTCTGAATTCTCCATTTTTAACGTAATTTGTCAGTGTGCAAAAGGAATGCAAAGTTGTGGGGATTTTCATACTTTTACTTGTGGAGATATTGCACGTTTTAGAAAAGAGTTCTATAAATCAACATGGATTTGACTAGGAGTTCATGTTTTAATTTCTTACAACATGAATGACATTTTTGTTTTGACATCCACAGCTAATATGTCAAACCTCAGTGCACAGGACAGTTAtatggcacatagcaagcacttaataaatgcaaacTGACTGATACCTACTTCTAAGGCTTCCTAGGGAGTTCAGTTCATTCCAGGAAGAGTCCTGAGTTCCAGATTAGTTCTCTCTGATTAACTCTGAAATAAACTGAACACTATGATGGAAGCGCCAGAATTTAATGCCTTTCAGACCCTGGATGACCTCAAATCATACTGTGTCTCCTGTTGCCATTTCGGGCTCAGTTCAGTCAAGTCAGCACTTGGGAATATGGACTCCAGTGTGAAGACCAGCATCCAAGGAGAATAtagacctttttttgtttgtttgtttggcagggcaatgaggattaaatgacttgcccagggtcacacagctagttagtatcaagtgtctgaggctggatttgaattcaggtcctcctgaatccagggccagtgctctatccactgcactacctagctgcccgccaaGGGGAATATAACAGCATGTTTCTTTGGATGTTAACCAGTCTACCTTTCAAGATTCTTTCAGGGAATATGTTCTGTAGGTGTCAAAGTGTTATACAAAGTGAGCTAATACTATCAGCAGTAGCAGCACCATCAAGGATTAACAACCACCAAGGTTTGTTGGTCTTTTCAGCTTGACTCTAAGTACCCAAATGGAGTCCTAACGCACTTCACATAGAGCCTATTTGGGAGTCTAGGGCCTGATGGTTTATAAAAGATTATCCTAATAGAGACTGTGTGCTGATCAGCCATAGCCCAGTCTATTACCCGTGTTCCGTTTACCccatcttgtttgtatgtagttgttttcttattgtttccccaattaaaaagagatccttgaaggcagggactgtcttttgcctttctttgtatccttattgcttagcacagtgccttcataaatgcttatcgaCTAACTGTCAAGTACTCTTTCTTGCTTTGCTGACACAATCTGATCTTCAGAGAACACTTCAGTCTCCTTACCTCACTCTTGGCAGGTGACTCGGGGGTACTGGGCTTCCGGACAGCTGCAGGGGGAAGAGGGCTGCTGGCCAATGTAGCAATCACTTGGCCCTGGGCATTCAGTAGTAGCTGAGGGGTCACAGCTTGGACCTGCAGATTCTGTGCTGGAGCTGGAGCTGCTATGCTGGCTGAGTTTACCACCCATGGAAGAGTTCCAATGACCTGAAAGGGGACAAGGAAAGTAGACCTTTGACCAAAGAGATGTCAAATCTTACTGTTCTTTGCAATTCCAGGTCCACATATGGATAAACAATGGGTTATGCCTTGtgaggacctcagtttcctcatctacaaaaatgaAGGGGTCCAACTGGAAGatttctaatgtcctttccagctctcatgTTCAATGGCTCCCCTTGGTattcctttcatctcttttccATCAGAGAATCTTTCTGGATCCCCTTTGCCCTCGAAACTCAACTCTAATGCCACCTCCCACACCCCTTCCATGGCTCAAGCTATGGCCCTGGACTCATCATCCACTTGCCTGCCCTTGTGCGTTGGTCAAGATCTGACTCGTGATCCCAGGCACACTGGGAATGGCATTGGCGATCACTGGGGTGGTGGTCAGTGAGCCCAGGATCTGGGTCTGTCCCCCAAGGGAGGCAGCACTGATCTGTGGGTGGAGGAAATGGCTAAGATAAGAACCCAAATGataggggaaagagaataaagacctgaaggaagagggaaaggggttggggggagtTGGGAGAAGTTAGAGGGGTTATGCAGAAGTTATGGCCTTTATTAACCTGGCTACAAATTGGGGGCTGAGTGTTTAGACTCAGCTGGTTGGCAGGAAGCTGGATGAAAAGGAATAGAGGTGTAGCAACTAATATCCTCTTGGCCTGATGATTAGATCTAATTGGTCTCATTACCCAGGCATGAGACTCCTAGGTATTGGCTTTAATCTTAGTCCTGCCTTTATCCTATCCTAAAGATATCTCCCAGGACATCTTCAATCCTCAAAAGTCACGCTACGCTTACCCAACCCATTTGGCATCTCTGGAGAATTCCCTTGTCTTCTGGGAAGAGTTTGGTGGTCTCTAGAGGTTGAGTTGGCAGCACTTCTAAGAGAGAGCTAGTTTCTGGATGATGCCATATATGCTTTGAAATGACATGCCTCAAAGTCCCTGAACTGGAGGGGGGGGCGGGTAGGAGAACCTTTAGAGAACCTTTTGCCTACACCTCAAGTCTGGACCAGACCCAGTGAGCATAGAGTACAGGAGGGAGCTTACAATTCCTGGGTTAAATGCGAAGCCTGCTGGCTGGACTGTGATCTGCGTAGGAGTGTCTGCTGGCTTGGGGGCAGGGGTGGCAGCAGGTTGTGGCAGGATGGCAGGTGGGGTCTGCAGCAGTGGCTGGGGCTGGAACAGCGTCTGGGACTGGGCGGTGGAAGGCCGGGACTGGACAGGCGGGGAAACCTGCAGGGGTGGTGCAGGCTGCACAGGAGCTGGTAGAGTGGTGTTCAGGACAGCAGCCGCTAAGGAGCAAGGCAGAGACAGGGGCGCTGAAATGTCTTGCTGCACTCCGGACTGGTTCCATTCCCACAGGCACTGGTACAGACAGGGCAGCAGGCAGGCAAGAGGAAAGGGGACCAGAGGGGAATGGGAGACAATGCCCAGTAGAGAGACAGAGGCACGAAGGGCAGCTGCCCTGCCTCTCTCTCCTTGGAGGCAAGGGGTCACATGCCAACATCTCTCACCCATCTGCCAGAACCACCCCCTCCCATCAGGTTGAGACACTTGTAGGTTTTAAAACCAGGTCCTGACTCTTCTTCAGGTCCTTCTGAGGATGCTGGCCACCTGGTGACCTCTTAGAGTCTGACAAGGGATAAGGGAACAGTCACAGACAATTGCACTTGTGGCCCAGGGGCCTCTTTGGCCCCCGTGTGATGCTGTAGCCCCAATCTTGTGATGTGCAGAGGCCTCCATGGCTGAGTTTCTGTGAAGTATGCTCCAGTTTCTAGGATTGTCTTTCCAAGGATGGGCTTCTGATTCTGAGCTTGGCTTGGAGGCACAGGAGGGGAGGACGAAGTGGGGCAGAGGGAGAGTGGCCTCGCTGTTGTCCTGGGGGTGGTGCCATTACCTTGCAAACCAGCCAAAGGCGGTTTGAAAATCCCCCCCGTGGGAGAAGCAGCGGTCAGTCCTGGGAGGGCAGCCACGGTTGCTGTAGGAATTGTCCACACGGCCAGCCCCTGCTGACCAGCCACTTGACCTGCAATACTGATGGGGATAAGAAGAGGTTGAGTAACAGCTCCTGCTGGAACCATTACTCCTGTCAGAACTGTTGCTAAGTTTTCCTGAGTCAAGACCTGCAAAAGCAAACgagatttcaaaaagaaaagagaaaaaaatcaacgtTGACAGCCAAGAGCACCAGGCCTGCCAGACCTGGGGGAGCAAAAACAATgcatttgggggatggggggaagaggaaggggaccAGATGGATGAAGGCTTTCAAGGCCAACTGCACCCTAGATTTAGCTGAGGGGAGTGGGGCTTTGACAGAGCagaaccttccccctcccctctccccactggaaaggaagacagagaagggtCACAAAGGGACAGTGCCCCAATCTCAGACCCTAGGGGCCCTAGGACAATAGCTTTAAGATGTGGAAAAAGTGGTATGGCTGCAGTAAGGCCTGCTTAAGTTATAGAGCTGGACCACAGGGGTCACGGATCTCCTAGACTTCCCAGACTTATCCGATCTGGGCTTCTCGGCTTGGGGGTTCTTCAAAATATCCCACTAGAGCAGGGTTTGAAAGGGTGCAGTGTGGCCAAGGCCATATAAAAAATCTTAGAGAAGCTCTGGGGTTAAGCAGAATGCATATATTGACTTAGGCTCTGAGGCCAAGTTCTTAGCCTGGACTCTGTGACCTTAAATTTTTTGgagggttgggcaatgagggttaaatgacttgcccaagctagtaagtgttaagtgtctgaggctggatttgaactcaggtcctcctgactccagggccagtactctagccactgcgccatctagttgccccccttaattttttttaactgtatttccatataattgcttttctttgcaatcctatgaattttattttattcatttaaaaacattcttttaagaaggggtccatggacTTCGTCGGACTACCAAAGGAGTCCAGGACTCACTAGTGATTTTAAGAACCCCAGATCTAGTGTGCCTTTGTAAGTGATCAAAGGCCTCAAAGGGACTTTAGCTCACTCACAAAGCCAGATTCTGGACACATCTAAGCTACTCCTAGGATCTAAGTGACATTGCTTTGGTTATTTTATTAACTGTTTGGGGTCCCAATGGAGTCCCAATGGGACCCAATGGGATCCCACTCAGAGAACAATTTAGAAAGATTCTCAGTTAGTGGACTAACAACACCCTAGTAGTCTAAAGAAATATTGCAACTTTCAAAGGTCTTTGTTCCATGGGTTGAGTGGGATGGGGGAATATCTGGTCCAATGTATGGTTTTCAAAGGCAAATTCGGGCCCAATCTCCCTTCTATGCCAGTATCTATGACAGAGAGGTCCTAGGCAGTGTATTAAGGCAGGCCATAGACCAGGCCAGGGAAAAGTGTGTGCCTATTATGTGTATGTTGGAGTGGGggaggtaggggtggggtggggagagttgTTCTCAGGGGCTACTCCCTTCCCAAACCCATAGTCCATTCCAAAGCTAGGCTAGCAACACAACTTCATTCCAGTAACTATTTCTTCCCCTTTATGCTATCTTCCCCCTCTCTGCCCAATATGCAGATCCCTAGATGGTTCTTACCTGGGGAGTGGCTTGCACAGCCAGAGGTGTCAGGGTCTGTGGTGCTGGAGGCTGGCTAGGTGCTTGGTTAAAGGTGGCAGCAGTGGGCACAGGGCTGGGTGTGATTCCGGTCAGTGATTTTACTTTATACAGGAATGAGAGACAAGGGAATGGTGTGAGTCAGAAAGAGGTAGTGAATAGAAACTCATCAGCTAGAAGTGCTACTCCCTTCTCTCCCAGTGACTGACTACTGCTTGACCCACGGCTCATCACTAGTTTCCCTAGATAAACAATGGAGTGTTTGGGTGGGTATGAGAGAAGGGTTTTCCAATTACCCctggcaaagaaaatggaaattgcTGGAGAATCCATTTATCTATGGTAAATAGAGTAAGTTAAAGTCACGCCCCCCTCCAGCTCCCTCTAGATATCTCTCAAGctcactcttgctctctccctccctccctcctctctcctctctctctctctctctctctctctctctctctctctctctctctctctctctctctccccctctccctccttccctccctctccccattggCATCCATAGCTTAGGATCCTAGTATCCCTTCCTGGATTTATAGGTCACAACAACCTGTCTTAGGCTGTTATTATTACCTataactttacaaatatatttataagaatatgcaTGTTCCCTTCAATGACCAGGCTTCAAGTgtttaaaatgaaagagaacaaaTGAATGGCTATAGCTAGCAGGGAAAACCCCCCCAACAAATTGAAGGTCAATATTCTGGGCCCTTtaaagagagaatggaaggaggaaTAAGGACTTGATTAGGGGAAAGGGGGAGCTTCCCTAAGGTACTCTAGAAACCAGATAACAGAGTCACTGTTTGAGACAGAgggatataaagaataaaatctgGTCACTTTATACCTAGAAACTTTGTTCACAGGTGTGCACCAAGGGCAGTTGGCATGgttggaggaggagggaagagaaaagaccattaaaaaaaaagtagagatttaggggcagctagatggcgcagtggaaagagcaccgaccctggattcaggaggacctgagttcaaatttgacctcagacacttaacacttactagctgtgtgaccctgggcaagtcacttaaccccaattgcctcaccaaaaaaaaaaaaagtagagaaaagacCATTTTTACATGGTTTGAAGGTGAcactggttttcctcctactgtGGACCAACAAGCCTTCAAAACTCTACTAGGGTTGGAAAGAATGGCGAATACCACTCTTTCTACTGGGATGcgcttttttttcatttaaaattttccatttatttagcactttatttcccccccaattacatgtaaaaacaattttaacatccattttaaaaactttgtgttctaggggcagctaggtggcacagtggccctggagtcaggaggacctgagttcaaatccggcctcagacacttgatactttctagctgtgtgaccttgggaaagtcacttaactcccaactgcctcaccaaaaacaaaacaaaacaaaactttgcgttctaaattctctcccttcctccattcaacataagttatacaggggtagtcatgcaaaacatttccatattagtcatgttgtgaaagaaaacagggtgGGGGGAAACctcaagagaaataaagaaaaaaaaaattatgcttcaatctgtattcagacaccaccagttctttctctgggtatggatagcatttttcatcgtaagtccttcagagttgtcctggatcattgcattgctgagaatagctaaatcattcatagctgatcatcttacaaatCTGgatgttactttgtatacaatacatttcactttgtatcagctaatgtaaggctttccaggtttttccgctcatcatttcttagagcacaatattaCTccctcataatcacataccacaatttgttcagccattccccaatcgatagacatcccctcaatttccaattctttgccaccagaaaagagccgctataaatattttttgtatatatcagtgcttttcctttttgttttctatctcttttttggatacagaactagtactggtattgctaggtcagagtacacatggttttatagccctttggacatcattccaaattgctctacagaatggttgaatcagtttacaaatcCACCAAcggtgcattaatgtctcattttccccatatataCTGGGATGCTTTTTGAACCAAGATGCTTCCACTGGTCACTGTCAGGTCTGGCCTGGTTCTTTTCAGCCATCTCATGAGCTCTTCCTGCTACCAAGGGCACCAAACAACTACCCTCTCT
It encodes the following:
- the POU6F1 gene encoding POU domain, class 6, transcription factor 1 isoform X2, which codes for MSGHETIRVLEVGVDAQLPAEEEGKGLESMAADTSQSGGPTEADKSPQETGPENPDPSAEATVKSLTGITPSPVPTAATFNQAPSQPPAPQTLTPLAVQATPQVLTQENLATVLTGVMVPAGAVTQPLLIPISIAGQVAGQQGLAVWTIPTATVAALPGLTAASPTGGIFKPPLAGLQAAAVLNTTLPAPVQPAPPLQVSPPVQSRPSTAQSQTLFQPQPLLQTPPAILPQPAATPAPKPADTPTQITVQPAGFAFNPGIISAASLGGQTQILGSLTTTPVIANAIPSVPGITSQILTNAQGQVIGTLPWVVNSASIAAPAPAQNLQVQAVTPQLLLNAQGQVIATLASSPLPPAAVRKPSTPESPAKSEVQPIQPTPAVSQPAVVITSPAPAAKPSASAPIPITCSETPTVSQLVSKPQAPSLDEDGINLEEIREFAKNFKIRRLSLGLTQTQVGQALTATEGPAYSQSAICRFEKLDITPKSAQKLKPVLEKWLNEAELRNQEGQQNLMEFVGGEPSKKRKRRTSFTPQAIEALNAYFEKNPLPTGQEITEIAKELNYDREVVRVWFCNRRQTLKNTSKLNVFQIP
- the POU6F1 gene encoding POU domain, class 6, transcription factor 1 isoform X1, with protein sequence MEPGAGSDTSLTVNEQVIVMSGHETIRVLEVGVDAQLPAEEEGKGLESMAADTSQSGGPTEADKSPQETGPENPDPSAEATVKSLTGITPSPVPTAATFNQAPSQPPAPQTLTPLAVQATPQVLTQENLATVLTGVMVPAGAVTQPLLIPISIAGQVAGQQGLAVWTIPTATVAALPGLTAASPTGGIFKPPLAGLQAAAVLNTTLPAPVQPAPPLQVSPPVQSRPSTAQSQTLFQPQPLLQTPPAILPQPAATPAPKPADTPTQITVQPAGFAFNPGIISAASLGGQTQILGSLTTTPVIANAIPSVPGITSQILTNAQGQVIGTLPWVVNSASIAAPAPAQNLQVQAVTPQLLLNAQGQVIATLASSPLPPAAVRKPSTPESPAKSEVQPIQPTPAVSQPAVVITSPAPAAKPSASAPIPITCSETPTVSQLVSKPQAPSLDEDGINLEEIREFAKNFKIRRLSLGLTQTQVGQALTATEGPAYSQSAICRFEKLDITPKSAQKLKPVLEKWLNEAELRNQEGQQNLMEFVGGEPSKKRKRRTSFTPQAIEALNAYFEKNPLPTGQEITEIAKELNYDREVVRVWFCNRRQTLKNTSKLNVFQIP
- the POU6F1 gene encoding POU domain, class 6, transcription factor 1 isoform X3: MEPGAGSDTSLTVNEQVIVMSGHETIRVLEVGVDAQLPAEEEGKGLESMAADTSQSGGPTEADKSPQETGPENPDPSAEATVKSLTGITPSPVPTAATFNQAPSQPPAPQTLTPLAVQATPQVLTQENLATVLTGVMVPAGAVTQPLLIPISIAGQVAGQQGLAVWTIPTATVAALPGLTAASPTGGIFKPPLAGLQAAAVLNTTLPAPVQPAPPLQVSPPVQSRPSTAQSQTLFQPQPLLQTPPAILPQPAATPAPKPADTPTQITVQPAGFAFNPGIVIGTLPWVVNSASIAAPAPAQNLQVQAVTPQLLLNAQGQVIATLASSPLPPAAVRKPSTPESPAKSEVQPIQPTPAVSQPAVVITSPAPAAKPSASAPIPITCSETPTVSQLVSKPQAPSLDEDGINLEEIREFAKNFKIRRLSLGLTQTQVGQALTATEGPAYSQSAICRFEKLDITPKSAQKLKPVLEKWLNEAELRNQEGQQNLMEFVGGEPSKKRKRRTSFTPQAIEALNAYFEKNPLPTGQEITEIAKELNYDREVVRVWFCNRRQTLKNTSKLNVFQIP